The genomic region agagagagagagggagggaGAAAGCTCAGAAGAATCTATCCtatgaaagaaagagaaaggaaactcAAAGAGTAGTACTTgttgcaaaatttttttcttccctttgtTGGGCTTCTGCCCCTGCATCACACCTTCCCCTCTCTGTTTCCCTGGTGCttgaagaaggaaagaaaggaggtAAACaaccatttttttctcaaagctcttttctttctgttttgtttgttgatttttttagcCAAAGACCAGACATTTCTATGTCAGTAGAAGTTAGTAAATTTTGCTTGAAAGAGTGAAGAAAAACCACCATATGGTATATACTGAATAGAAAATGCGTGGCATTAAGCTAATAGAAAGATTCAAAAGCACTCAAGTTCATGCCTTGAATCCACCAGATACCACTGTTGTTAACACCACTGGCTCTTCTTCCACAGCAGGTAAGCTTAATAATCATAGAGTCAAATTTATAGGGTCAAAACTCAAATCCAATAAAGCCAGTTCTGTCTCAGCAGCTAAAACTCTGCTTCCTTTTGGACTCCCTCGAGCTGACCTTCTTGAACCACCCATAGAACCTCacttaaaacaaattcaattagTAGAAACCTTAGCTGATCTTTACCGCCGGTTCGAAACTTGTTTAGAATCAGAGAAATCATTGATATGCATTGAACAGTACTCATTTTTGGGTAGCCTCGGTGATCTTAAGTTACTGAGAAGGTGCCTCCGTGTTGCAAGGCAACATGCCTTTGACGTGCACTCAAAGGTAGTTCTATCAGCTTGGTTAAGGTATGAGAGGAGAGAAGATGAGCTTGATGGCGTATTTCCCATGGATTGTAGTGGGTTCATTCTTGAATGTCCCAAGGCTGCTCTGGTATCTGGGTACGATCCAAATACAATTTATGACCACTGCAAGTGTTATCAAGAGTGTACCAAGTCTGCTGATGCGCAAATCTCTAAGGGGAATGAGTGTTTGACATTGGAAGAAGATAGTGATATTTCCTTTTATGTTTGCAATGAGGAGATAAATTGTATTCGATTTAAGATTGCTGCACTTTCCAGCCCATTTAAGACAATGCTATATGGGAGTTTCATAGAGtcaaaaagttataaaattgatttttctcaaaatgGTATCTCTGTAGAGGGAATGAGAGCTGTGGATTTGTACAGTAGGAATAGGAGGGTGGATTTGTTTTCTCCTGAGATTGTTCTGGAGCTCTTATCTTTTGCAAATAGGTTCTGTTGTGAGGAAATGAAGTCTGCTTGTGATATTCATTTGGCTTCTTTAGTAAGCTGTATAGAGGATGCATTGGTCCTTATTGAATATGGGTTAGAGGAAAGGGCAAATGTTCTAGTAGCTTCATGTTTGCAGGTGCTGCTAAGAGAGCTCCCAAGTTCTCTTTATAACCCCAAAGtgatgaaaatattttgtagCTTTGAGGCAAGGGAGAGATTGGCATCAGCTGGGCAcgcttctttcttcttgtattATTTCCTAAGCCAGGTGGCTATGGAAGAAAATATGGTGTCAAATGCAACAGTGATGTTGTTGGAAAGGTTGAGAGAATGTGCCACAGAAAAGTGGCAGAAGGCTCTTGCTTTGCATCAACTGGGTTGTGTGTTGCTCGAGAGAAAAGAGTATAGAAGTGCTCAATATTGTTTTGAAGCAGCTACAGAGGCAGGTCATGTTTATTCATTAGCTGGTATGGCAAGATCCAAGTACAAGCAAGGGCAACAGTATTCAGCCTATAAGTTGATGAGCTCACTTATCTCTGAGTATAAAGCAGTTGGGTGGATGTACCAAGAACGGTCTTTGTATAATGTTGGGAAGGATAAGATTGCTGATTTGAACATTGCAACTGAATTGGATCCCACCTTGTCATTCCCATATAAATATAGAGCAGTCTCAAAGGCAGAGGAGAAGCAAACTAGGGCTGCTATTTCAGAGATTGACAGAATCATTGGATTCAAGCTTGCACCAGACTGCCTAGAATTGCGAGCTTGGTTCTTCATAGTAATTGAGGATTATGGAAGTGCTTTGAGAGATATTACAGCACTGTTAACTTTGGAGCCAAATTACAGGATGTTCAATGAGCAAATAAGCGgggatgatttgattgagcTCCTAAACCATAAGGTTCAGCAGGGAAGTCAGGCTGACTGCTGGATGCAGCTTTATGAGCGATGGTCTTCTGTAGATGATATTGGCTCTCT from Theobroma cacao cultivar B97-61/B2 chromosome 9, Criollo_cocoa_genome_V2, whole genome shotgun sequence harbors:
- the LOC18590997 gene encoding ethylene-overproduction protein 1; translated protein: MRGIKLIERFKSTQVHALNPPDTTVVNTTGSSSTAGKLNNHRVKFIGSKLKSNKASSVSAAKTLLPFGLPRADLLEPPIEPHLKQIQLVETLADLYRRFETCLESEKSLICIEQYSFLGSLGDLKLLRRCLRVARQHAFDVHSKVVLSAWLRYERREDELDGVFPMDCSGFILECPKAALVSGYDPNTIYDHCKCYQECTKSADAQISKGNECLTLEEDSDISFYVCNEEINCIRFKIAALSSPFKTMLYGSFIESKSYKIDFSQNGISVEGMRAVDLYSRNRRVDLFSPEIVLELLSFANRFCCEEMKSACDIHLASLVSCIEDALVLIEYGLEERANVLVASCLQVLLRELPSSLYNPKVMKIFCSFEARERLASAGHASFFLYYFLSQVAMEENMVSNATVMLLERLRECATEKWQKALALHQLGCVLLERKEYRSAQYCFEAATEAGHVYSLAGMARSKYKQGQQYSAYKLMSSLISEYKAVGWMYQERSLYNVGKDKIADLNIATELDPTLSFPYKYRAVSKAEEKQTRAAISEIDRIIGFKLAPDCLELRAWFFIVIEDYGSALRDITALLTLEPNYRMFNEQISGDDLIELLNHKVQQGSQADCWMQLYERWSSVDDIGSLAVIHQMLVNDPGKSLLRFRQSLLLLRLNCQKAAMRCLRLAHNLSSSEHEKLVYEGWILYDTGNREEALARAEKSILIQRSFEAFFLKAYTLADSSLDPESSSYVIQLLEEALRCPSDGLRKGQALNNLGTIYVDCGKLDQAANCYMNALEIKHTRAHQGLARVYLLRNQRKAAYDEMSKLIEKAHNKASAYEKRSEYCDREMAKNDLNMATKLDPLRTYPYRYRAAVLMDDQKETEAVEELSKAIAFKPDLQMLHLRAAFYESIGDLNSALCDCEAALCLDPNHMDTLDLYNRARDRATHPQENVRGMGS